A single genomic interval of Camelina sativa cultivar DH55 chromosome 11, Cs, whole genome shotgun sequence harbors:
- the LOC104728283 gene encoding uncharacterized protein LOC104728283 — MGSLPGKPEPNPKEFINVIMLRSGKQLPTNERKRDIEPKGRGEVVEIEDEDELILKYLGKDIEAEDVVVDKGKSKVVEEPKQDKAIDEDYKKSKGVAKETLFVPPPYEPRLSFPGRFKKQQVDKYRDMFDAKMKDVAITMPIIDEFLPNPSYNKFLKDAVLEKKEALQGMIILTHECSAIIQNKLVAKKLEDPGSFTLPCTLGPLSFSHCLCDLGSSVSLMPLSVAKGLGFSHYKKCLITLVLADRSVRTPVGVLEDLPVMIGHFEIPTDFVVLEMDEEPKDPLILGRPFLRTAGTMIDVKGGKIQLNLGKEALTFDINKVMRKPTIDGQVGGSHC, encoded by the coding sequence ATGGGTTCATTACCAGGGAAACCTGAACCAAACCCAAAGGAATTCATCAATGTCATAATGCTGAGAAGTGGTAAGCAACTACCTACTAATGAGCGCAAGAGGGACATTGAGCCTAAAGGAAGGGGGGAAGTGGTTGAGattgaggatgaggatgagttGATATTGAAATATTTAGGTAAAGACATTGAAGCTGAAGATGTTGTGGTTGACAAAGGAAAGAGTAAAGTGGTTGAGGAACCAAAGCAAGACAAGGCCATTGATGAAGATTACAAGAAAAGTAAAGGTGTTGCCAAAGAAACTCTATTTGTGCCTCCACCATATGAACCAAGATTGTCATTTCCTGGTAGGTTTAAGAAGCAACAAGTGGACAAGTATAGAGATATGTTTGATGCAAAAATGAAAGATGTTGCTATTACAATGCCTATCATAGATGAATTCTTGCCGAACCCATCATACAACAAGTTCCTCAAGGATgcagttttggagaagaaggaagctctACAAGGAATGATTATCTTAACTCATGAGTGCAGTGCTATTATTCAAAACAAGTTAGTAGCaaaaaagcttgaagatcctggTAGCTTCACTCTCCCTTGTACATTGGGACCTCTATCTTTTAGCCATTGTTTATGTGATCTGGGGTCTAGTGTGAGCTTGATGCCTCTCTCAGTTGCCAAAGGACTAGGTTTCTCTCACTACAAGAAGTGTTTGATCACCCTTGTTCTTGCTGATAGGTCAGTTAGAACACCAGTTGGAGTGCTTGAAGATCTACCAGTCATGATTGGCCATTTTGAGATCCCAACTGACTTTGTTGTGcttgaaatggatgaagaaccaaaagatccacTCATCTTGGGGAGACCATTCCTAAGAACTGCAGGAACAATGATTGATGTGAAAGGTGGGAAGATTCAATTGAATTTGGGCAAGGAAGCCTTGACTTTTGACATCAACAAAGTGATGAGGAAGCCTACAATCGATGGTCAAGTGGGTGGAAGCCATTGCTAG